GAGCTGATCGCCTTCTCGACGAGCTGGCCCAGGTGCTGGGTCCGCTTGGTCAGGCTTTGCAGCACCGAGGAAATTTCCGCGGTCGCCGCGGCGGTCTGGCCGGACAGGTTTTTCACCTCGCCCGCCACGACCGCGAATCCCTTCCCGGCCTCTCCGGCGCGGGCCGCCTCGATCGTCGCGTTGAGCGCCAGCAGGTTGGTCTGCTTGGCGATCGCATCGATCTGCTGGGCGACGGTTCCGACCTTTTCGATCTCGCTGCGCAGACCCTCCAGTTCCCGGCTGATTTCCTGCAGGGAAGCTGACAGTTCCTGGCGGCTCAAGGTGCCGGCGTTATCAGAGGCGCTGAGTTCGTTGCCATAGGACATGGGAAGACACCTGGAGTTGAGTTATTGGGTCCGCGTGGCGGGACGCGGCGGCGGACCATCGAGCAGGATTAAAGCAGACTTTCCTAAATTTTCGTGAGTCCGCCCTGCTACGGGTCCGTGCGACTTTTCGGCGGGTGACGGGAAGCCACCGAATGCTATGGTGCGGTTCGCTGCCGGGCCCCGGCGGCGAACCGGGAAAGCAAACTCCAAGCAGCGTTATGATACTGACACCCATCGATACTTTCGATCTCCCCGCAGCGATCGACCGCTTCGAACAAGGTCTGGCCGGCCGGCCGCGGGCACTCTCGGCTTTCCGGCGGATCGCGTCTTCGATCCCGTCCGACGGGAGACTCGGGGACCCCTCGGAGCAACGGACCCAGGCCGTCGCGCTGGCCGCGTCGCTGGGGATCGAAACCTTGGACGAGGCGCCCGCCGAGGCTTTCAGCTGGGACGGGCAGCGGATCCGGACCCGAAGCGAGCCATCGGTCGTGATCCACGAGATCGCCCATTGGCAGCTCTGCGCCCCGGAGCGGCGTCCGCTCTTCGACTTCGGTCTCGGCGCGGGTCCCGAGACGGGGCGAATCGCCGAGGCCGATGCGGTCACGGCCCTGTCGGAGGAGGAGCGCCAGGACGAGGAGACGCTGACCTCCCTGCTGGGCATCCTGTGGGAAGCCGAACTGGGTCAGCCGGCCATGCTGGCCTTCCTGGAGCAGAACTGGATGGAAGGCTACGACCGCCCGGCGACCCCGGCCCATTTCGACCAGGTCCTGAACCGCCTGCATGCCGGCGGATTCATCGATGACCAGGCAAGGCCGCTTCCCGTCGCGCGCCGCGCCGGACAGGCGCTCTGAAATCCCCTGCGCCATCCGGTCACTGGAATATTCCTTCCTTTTCGACTTCTATGA
This Skermanella mucosa DNA region includes the following protein-coding sequences:
- a CDS encoding methyl-accepting chemotaxis protein, encoding MSYGNELSASDNAGTLSRQELSASLQEISRELEGLRSEIEKVGTVAQQIDAIAKQTNLLALNATIEAARAGEAGKGFAVVAGEVKNLSGQTAAATAEISSVLQSLTKRTQHLGQLVEKAISSV